The following coding sequences are from one Methanosarcina sp. WWM596 window:
- a CDS encoding TetR/AcrR family transcriptional regulator, which produces MGIADRRQREKEQRKIEIIEAAERLFFTRSYEDVSMEDIAREVELNKATIYLYFKNKETLFATIVLRGIQILKKKYTECMEKQVPGIVKVALMGQVYYQFSQEYPDYLRIIHFYGSERFSRENPCTAEIGKGYGTCRLILRDAIREGIDDGTIRADLDPFLTSMYLMISFMGILSMENKWKLVIEAEGFSYEQFASEFFRFITPAISSGEESHKMDVKDFASFGFFLTEPVAPEKKKREKS; this is translated from the coding sequence ATGGGAATCGCCGATAGAAGACAACGAGAAAAAGAACAGCGAAAGATCGAGATCATCGAGGCAGCCGAACGTCTCTTTTTTACTCGAAGTTATGAAGATGTTTCCATGGAAGACATCGCCCGCGAGGTCGAACTGAATAAGGCTACCATTTATCTATATTTTAAAAATAAGGAGACACTTTTCGCAACTATTGTACTCCGTGGTATCCAGATCCTTAAAAAAAAATACACGGAATGCATGGAGAAACAGGTTCCAGGTATTGTCAAGGTAGCCCTGATGGGCCAGGTTTATTACCAGTTTTCACAGGAATACCCCGATTATCTCCGAATTATCCATTTTTACGGTTCTGAGCGTTTTTCCAGAGAGAACCCGTGTACCGCAGAGATTGGAAAGGGATATGGTACCTGCCGTCTGATCCTGCGGGATGCGATCCGGGAGGGTATCGATGACGGTACAATCCGGGCCGATCTCGATCCGTTCCTGACCTCGATGTACCTTATGATCTCCTTCATGGGTATCCTGTCAATGGAAAATAAATGGAAACTGGTGATCGAGGCGGAAGGATTCAGCTACGAACAGTTTGCCAGTGAGTTTTTCCGGTTCATTACTCCTGCTATCTCTTCCGGGGAGGAATCTCACAAAATGGATGTCAAAGATTTCGCATCATTTGGATTCTTTTTAACCGAGCCTGTGGCACCTGAGAAGAAAAAGAGAGAAAAATCTTAA